A DNA window from Hydra vulgaris chromosome 13, alternate assembly HydraT2T_AEP contains the following coding sequences:
- the LOC136089677 gene encoding uncharacterized protein LOC136089677 — MLGFSTNRFGMSSTKEPVKYAVLMSQCQTSKRNMCSPQQLQLSTNIEEVIQQLQQAPLKKTRPPKKKTHQNNDQHPSIARLHNLEVKNTPHILFFTETWYNGTSDTVIPGYQIHRRDRDGRGGGVAIYIQEEITTLETNFAQLNSDSIEQMWRVIKLGNNSILLGCIYSPHDLNDEILKNYIASIKASKAAAQRLECDFIIIYGDFNFSNTFYEYIEIGGGVATTAHVLNEQPGDMKFQDCLNECLLTQLITFKTYRSNRFSEPNSTLDLVITDKPDLLIEIKEEDSFGDTPMGQSHALITGRFVLNDKIKVPPIVQQKRFIWSRADYANFSLKLSSTNWKSLFENCSANECYNLFQEVYDELATELIPSTTLPFKKKHEPWITDEVLKAIRTKQELWNKYIASGRHTHRELKDKHKEACRNVTKTLRLAVLKYEENLANLYKNDPKKLHAHIKNKTNSKCVFNSIETIDGTISTDLQIICTTLNNYFQSVFVNEPDGPVPELEPRTDNKCILDENIFSINDIRARLANLDESKSLGVDNVHPRVLKHCAEAFALPLTLVFKKFFSTCTIPDLWKKSNVTPIFKKGSKLRASNYRPVSLTSIPCKIFESILHEKIVLHCNLNGLISIAQHGFVQRKSCLTNLLETRDFLTEAAHMKYPVDMIYTDFAKAFDKVPHNRLLSKLKAYGISGKALMWINAWLNNRQQRVVIDTHSTAKIFTSDWKKVTSGVPQGSVLGPLLFVLFINDLPDNITSKFKLYADDSKIMNMIKSNEDMLALQSDIDQAIKWSHKWLMFFNVEKCKTMHVGRGNRKSNQVYSMTNTEGTRRNLEETETERDLGILISNDLKVRAQVECAVSVAYYKLGLLKEVFRSRSIYLWRTLYITYVRPHLEFAIQAWSPHLKKDINMLERVQRRATKVSSIKHLPYEQRLNIFRVTTLEERRARGDLIEQFKIINKIDDVNFFVPQRSLTTYIAGGVTINSYTDKLSAIAKSDITFLLIVSHRPGICYHRKQLTLTRSTYSKVSYHDGHLVSLTISPTHYFSKSDGATGTLTDAHIIFSKSIIWKGAVWNDDLQGEEGVIPSNWISNKTVY, encoded by the exons ATGCTGGGATTCTCGACCAACCGTTTTGGAATGTCATCCACAAAAGAACCGGTCAAATATGCTGTATTGATGTCACAATGTCAAACGAGCAAAAGAAATATGTGTTCGCCTCAGCAACTACAGCTCTCAACGAATATCGAAGAAGTAATACAGCAGCTACAACAAGCACCGCTCAAGAAAACTCGtccacctaaaaaaaaaacacaccaaAATAACGACCAGCATCcct CCATAGCCCGTTTACACAACTTAGAAGTTAAAAATACTCCTCACATTTTATTCTTCACCGAAACTTGGTACAACGGAACAAGCGACACGGTTATACCAGGCTATCAAATTCATCGAAGAGATAGAGACGGAAGAGGAGGTGGCGTGGCCATTTATATACAAGAAGAGATAACTACATTAGAAACCAATTTTGCACAATTGAACTCAGACTCCATTGAACAAATGTGGCGCGTTATTAAGCTTGGCAACAACTCAATTCTTCTCGGATGTATATATAGTCCACACGACCTAAATGACGAAATTCTCAAAAACTATATAGCATCTATCAAAGCTTCGAAAGCTGCCGCCCAAAGGTTAGAGTGTGATTTCATTATAATCTATGGGGACTTTAATTTTAGCAACACATTTTATGAGTATATTGAGATTGGCGGTGGCGTGGCGACAACAGCGCACGTGCTAAATGAACAACCAGGAGACATGAAATTTCAAGATTGCTTAAACGAATGCCTACTCACACAATTGATCACCTTCAAAACATATCGTAGTAACAGATTTTCAGAGCCGAACAGTACTCTAGACCTAGTAATAACAGACAAACCAGATCTCTTGatagaaataaaagaagaaGACTCGTTCGGGGACACTCCAATGGGACAATCTCATGCTCTAATCACAGGTCGATTTGTTCTGAACGACAAGATAAAAGTACCACCAATCGTGCAGCAAAAACGCTTTATCTGGAGCAGAGCCGACTACGCTAATTTCTCGCTAAAACTAAGTTCAACAAATTGGAAAAGCTTATTCGAAAACTGCTCAGCTAACGAATGTTACAATCTATTCCAAGAAGTGTACGACGAACTAGCAACAGAACTCATTCCGTCGACTACCTTGCCCTTCAAGAAGAAACACGAACCATGGATAACAGACGAAGTTTTAAAAGCTATTAGAACAAAACAAGAACTTTGGAATAAATATATTGCCTCTGGTCGCCATACACATAGAGAGCTCAAAGACAAGCACAAAGAAGCATGCAGAAATGTAACCAAAACTTTGAGATTAGCAGTGTTAAAATATGAAGAGAACCTagctaatttatataaaaacgaCCCTAAAAAGCTACACGCtcatatcaaaaacaaaaccaACTCAAAATGTGTATTCAACTCCATAGAAACAATTGATGGAACAATTTCAACAGATCTTCAAATTATTTGCACAACCCTGAACAATTATTTTCAATCAGTATTTGTCAACGAGCCAGACGGACCTGTGCCGGAATTAGAACCCCGAACTGACAATAAATGTATATTAGACGAGAATATCTTTTCAATCAACGATATCCGTGCTCGACTCGCAAACCTAGACGAATCTAAATCTCTTGGTGTTGATAACGTTCACCCTCGTGTACTCAAACACTGCGCAGAAGCTTTCGCATTGCCACTAACATTagttttcaagaaatttttctcAACCTGCACTATACCAGACCTGTGGAAAAAATCTAACGTCACGCCCATTTTCAAGAAAGGAAGCAAACTAAGAGCATCAAATTATAGACCAGTTTCTCTCACATCCATACCATGCAAAATATTCGAGAGTATATTACATGAAAAAATAGTGCTACACTGTAACTTAAACGGTTTAATAAGCATAGCACAACACGGATTTGTTCAAAGAAAAAGCTGTTTGACTAATCTCCTCGAAACTCGCGACTTCCTCACAGAAGCTGCACACATGAAGTATCCAGTCGATATGATTTACACTGattttgcaaaagcatttgataaagtccCACATAATCGCCTATTGAGCAAATTGAAAGCATATGGCATCAGCGGGAAAGCACTAATGTGGATAAATGCTTGGCTTAACAATAGACAACAGCGTGTTGTCATTGATACTCACTCAACTGCTAAAATATTCACATCAGATTGGAAAAAAGTTACAAGTGGCGTCCCTCAAGGAAGTGTCCTCGGCCCTCTCCTTTTCgtactatttataaatgatctGCCGGACAACATTACCAGCAAGTTCAAGCTCTACGCAGATGATAGTAAAATTATGAACATGATAAAATCGAATGAAGATATGCTAGCTTTACAATCAGACATTGATCAAGCCATAAAATGGTCTCACAAATGGTTGATGTTCTTTAATGTGGAAAAATGCAAAACAATGCATGTCGGTCGAGGTAACAGAAAATCTAATCAAGTCTATTCAATGACGAACACAGAAGGCACTCGTCGAAACCTGGAGGAAACTGAAACTGAACGAGATCTAGGTATTCTAATATCAAATGACCTCAAAGTCCGTGCCCAGGTAGAGTGTGCAGTCTCAGTAGCCTATTACAAATTGGGCCTACTAAAAGAAGTGTTCCGAAGCAGAAGCATTTATCTCTGGCGAACGCTTTACATCACATATGTGCGCCCACACCTGGAATTCGCTATTCAAGCATGGTCTCCTCACCTAAAAAAGGATATCAATATGCTTGAAAGAGTTCAGCGCAGAGCGACAAAAGTTTCCTCAATCAAACATCTCCCATATGAGCAACgcttaaatatatttagagTGACAACACTAGAAGAGAGAAGAGCTAGAGGAGATCTTAttgaacagtttaaaattataaataaaattgatgatgttaacttttttgttccTCAAAGATCTCTAACAACGTATATTGCAGGAGGAGTCACAATAAACAGCTACACAGACAAATTGTCAGCGATTGCGAAGAGCGACATCACTTTTTTACTAATCGTGTCACACCGTCCTGGAATATGCTACCACAGGAAGCAATTGACACTCACTCGGTCAACTTATTCAAAAGTTTCCTATCATGATGGGCATCTTGTCTCGTTGACAATTAGCCCTACACATTA cTTTAGTAAAAGCGATGGAGCGACTGGAACTTTAACTGATG ctcatataatattttcaaaatcaattatttggaaaggagctgtttggaatgatGATTTACAAGGAGAAGAAGGTGTAATTCCATCTAATTGGATTAGCAATAAAACTGTTTATTAG